Genomic DNA from Amycolatopsis alba DSM 44262:
GCGTCGGTCGAAGATCTCCACCTGTCCGACGTGGAAGACTCGTGAGTGCGGACGCGCCAGCTCGTCGGGCACATCCGCCAGAGGGATCAGGGCACACTGACGCACGTCTGACACCGGGCCGGGTGTCAGCTCGGCGATCTTCACCCACTGCGTGGGATAGGGAGTGATCGACTTCATCGCCTCGCGAGGCCACCAATCCTGGTGGGCGCCGACGGGTGTGAACTCGGTCTCCAGTGACGTATACGTCGATGCCATCTGCCGATCACATCATCTACGCCGCCGCGGAGGCAGAAGCAGCTGTCTGACACGCCGGACGGACCGCTGCACCCCGTGTTTCGGGCCAGGTGTCAGGCGGTCACGGGGATCCTGTGCCAGCCGAGGTGATCGAGGACTTCGAGGGGCGGTGAGCCGTGAACCTGTGATTCGGGTTCGCCGATGATCAGGTCGGTGCTGTCTGGGTGTTCGGGCAGCCCGTCGGCGTTCCGACGTGGCGGACGACGATGCAGGCAGACGGCTGCGGCGATCGCTAGTCAACGCCATGCGCCGATGAGATCAGGTAGCACCGACCCGCCCACGTCCATGCCACCTCCGCCATGCAAACCACGCAACAGGCAGAATGAGCCATGCGCGACCTCGCTGAGAGACCGGTGACGTTTAGCTACGACTTCAACATGGCGTGCTCGGCCTGCCCGGCGATCACCCCGCTCACCAGCACCGACTACCACCAGGAAGTCAACGAGGCGCACATTGCGTGCCGCGGGTGTGGCGCCGTCATCCACTTCGGGCGAGCCGTGATGACGCTGCGCAACGCCGACGACCCGGTCCTCGACGACGGCTGCCTCACCGCCGTTGCCTGGTATCACACCAGCACGTATTCCGACTGGCCCGTGGGGAGCCGCACGATGCCGGCCGCGACCATCGAGGCGTACCGGGAACACATGCCGGCGGGAGCGGCTGAGGGCGCCCGTGCCCGTCATGAGAATCTGGCACTGCATGTGGGCACGTACGAAGCGGCGATCGAGTCGATGCTGCGCCGGATGGGTGACCAGGACGACGGCGGCGCCCAGTTCTTCCTGTACCGCGTCGCACTCCGAGCCAGAGACCTCACGGTGGAGCGGGGTTGGCGAGACGAGAACACTGAGAACGCGGCGCGCCTGAGCCAAGACGACCTTGGCGACGCCGACGTCGTCCGATATCTCAACGTCTTCGAGTCACCCGGTTCGATCTCCTTGGCCATCCGCCCATCGGCGATCGCCGCGACCCAGCGTATCGAGCTACCGGTCGAAACCTTGTGCGACGGCGTCGAACGAGCCTGCTCGCTGAGGTCGGCGAGGTGCGGATCGAGCACGAACGCAGCGGAGCCGAGCGTTCGCGGCTTGGGCCAAGCCCGCTCGATCTGTTACGCCGCAAAGTGGAGGCCGCCGTGGTGCCATTCCCGGACTTATGCCACCTGTGCGCCAGAAAAGCCTGCCGCAGCCGCTACGTCAGTTGCTTATCGACAGGTACCTGCCGGGGTGTATCGGAGCCAGTTCGGGAACGGTTCACGAGCGCGATGAGTGCTTGGCGCGGTGCGCAGGAAGCGCTGGTCGGTGACGCCGACTACGTCACGCGATTCGCGAGTATTGAGCCTGGCAAACCCTCCTGAAGACCGGGAACTGGTAGCGGCGGATGTCTTTGCGCGGCAACTCCCGGATCGGGTCGAGTTGTCGTTCGGTGTACCAGATGTTCAGGTCGTCTTCGCTTCATCCGGGCACCGTGCCGGGCCTGACGTGCGTTTCGGTGCGAGCGCCAGGTCCCGGATGGCGCCCTGCGTCACCTCGTCGCGCACTCCGCTGACCAGGATCGCGGCGATCGCCACGCCAGCGCGGGTCTCGTCGCTGGTCTACGGCTGGCCGACGGCGAGCGCAAGTGGTGGATGTTGTGGATGCGCAGATCAGCGGGGAGACGAGACGGCAGCAGGCCGGTCGGATTGATATTGACCGGCCCGCATACAGCGAGAACGTCAGATTCGATTTCCCAGGTTCAGGGTCCGGTGCGTGTTTTCGGCTCGTTCGGCAGCGGCGCTGGCGCCGTATCGGCGGAGCATCTCGGGGGAGCGCCATCCCATGATGGCCATGAGGTCGGATTCGTTGCCCTGCTCGCGCTGCCAGACGTGGGACAGCGTGTGCCGTAGGCGGTGAGCGTGCATGTGGGAAACGCCAGCTGCGTTACCGCGGCGGCGTAGCATGATCTTGATACCGTTCGGCTTGAACGCTTTCCGTCCTCGTTCGGCGAGGAACAAGTCAGGAAGGTCTGCCGCCGGATGGCGAGACCTCACGCGAAGATAACGGCTCATAGCCTGTCCTGCGCGCTCACCGAAGGGCACGAAGCGCTGACGGTCTCCCTTCCCATGGACAAGGATTCCATCCCGCTTGAGATCAAGGTTGTCCACCTGCAGACCCGCGATCTCGCTGAGCCGGGCGCCGGTATCCAGGAATAGTCGGATGATGGCAGTGTCACGTCGATCGCTGTAGGTCTTCCCCCGGCACGTCTCCAGCAGGCTCACGATCTCATCGTCGGAGAGAACCGGGATGAGCTTTGCAGGCGTGTCAGGCTGGCTGAGCTTGTCCATGGGGTGACGGTCCATCTCCTCGCCTTCGACGAGGTAGTTGAAGAACTGCTGGACGCCCTTGTACTTGTTCAGCGCGGTGGATGCCGAGCGTGTGTCGATCATCCAGGCGATGTACCACTCGACATGCTTACGGCTGACGTCAGTGGGGTCCTGGGCGGCGTCGCTGTCGTCGTCGGCTGGCATGTCCATCCTCGTGAGGAAGTCCGGGAGTTCCGGTCCGCCGAGGAAATCTGACAGCTGGGTGACTGCGAGCTGATAGTTGTACCGGGTGGTGTGCGGGCGGTTCGACGCGCGGAGACTGCGATCCCACTCCTCGATGTAGGAGCGCCACATGTCGTCCTTCGGGCGGGGTAGACCCTGTTTGGTCAAATTCGTGGTCATGAGGAGAGCCTCCAGTCAAGGTGTTACCGAGCGCTGTGCTAGACCGGATCGACACGTCTGACCACATGAAAAAGCGGGCTTCCGCAGCTGTTGAGCTGCGGAAACCCGCTTCGTCCGTCGGGCTGACAGGATTCGAACCTGCGACCCCTTGACCCCCAGTCAAGTGCGCTACCAAACTGCGCCACAGCCCGGACCCGTACTCCGTGGAGTGCGATGTGAGTACTTTAGCGGGTCCCGAAGTGGGGCTTGCAACCAGGGGTCACTGTGCGTCTGAGCTGGGGAAACGGACCGTGAGGGCCGCCCTGCCGCAATCAGGCGGCCCTCACGGAGTCACTGTGGGTTGTCGGCGTGCGTGAGGGTCTGCCAGGAGACGAACAGGCCGTTGGTGCCCGCCGGGCGCTGGCGCAGGGTGAGGGCCTCGGTGTTGGCCATGGTGAGCCCGAGGCGGGTGTGGAGGTGGTTGTAGCCGACCTCGGTGATCGGGCCGAGGCCGAGCTTCAGGTTGCCGCCGCACAGCCATGACGGGACGGCCGCGCCCATCTGGTACTTCGCGTGGAAGCCGAGGCCTTCGCGGAGGCGGTCGGCGATCTCGGGGTAGAGGTCCTGGCCCTGGATGCGGGTGGTCTCGGCGAAGTTCGCGATGGCGGCGAGGCCGTAGCCGGTGTGGGTGAAGTCCCGGCAGGTCTCCTGTGAGAGGCCGTTGGCGAACGTCGTCTGGCCCTGCCAGTACTTCACGATCTTGTCGCGGGTGTCCAGGCCGCTGCCGGGCGCGGTCTTCGGGAGCGCGCCGTCGCTGGTCAGGTAGAGGTAGGCGGGGACGCGGGTGCGGAACTTCGCGACGGCCTTGTCGTAGTTCGCCTTGTCGTCGAGGAACACGGCGATGCCGATCGCGGCCTCGGTCATGCTGAGTTCCCAGTTTCCGTTGCTGTGACTGCCGTTGATCACCTTGGGCAGGTACACGTTCCGGAGCATGGTGCCGAAGCGGCCGGAATTCGGCCAGCTCGTGTACGTGTGTTTGATGATTTCCGCCGCGCGTGGCCACGACGAGGCCGACCATGCCGATTGCAGGGGAGCGTTGCTGTTCGTGTGATCTTTCAGCACCGCGGACCAGGCGTCCATGATCTCGATCGCCTTCGTCGCGTATTTCGCGTCGCGCGTGATGTACCACGCGAGGGAAAGGGAGTACGCGGCGATCGCGTCCTGCCGTTCATCGGTACAGCCGATGTTCGGATTCGAATAGGGACCGCATTCGACGACGGCACGTGGTTTCGGTGACCGGGACAGTGAGGCGTACGGACTCGACATCATCGCGTCGTATGCCTGTTTCCACGGTTGCGCGCCGGCTTGGACCTTGGCGCGTACGAAATCCAGTTGCGGACGGCTGACCAGTACGCCGGGGTGGGTGAAGGTGGCGGGCGCGGCCTGGGCCGGGGCACTGAAAAGGCCTAGTGTCAACGGGATGAGCGTTGCCAGAGCGAACAGTTTCTTCGGTAGGGACATGGTTCTCCTCGGACGGGTGTGAGCCAGGTCACCGGCGGCGCGTCATTCAGTGTCGTGGTCTGAACCAGTTGCGTCAAGACCTTAATTCGCCTCGCAAAGAAAGAGATCTGTCTTTGTTCAGCGGGCTGAACGCCAAGGCCCGATGTAGGCCGGGCTGCCGATCGGATAACTGCCGATCAGGCGCCATGTCGCGAGTTCGTAGGCCTGGATCACGTCATCGCTCTGCGACGCGACATAACAATGCTCGCCGACAACGGAGAAATGCCGCGGCCACGCGCCGGTCCCGTGGTCGGCGACGGCCTTCGGGAGGACGCCGTCGAAAGCGAACTCCGTGATCTTTTCGGGGCCGCGGTTCGACAAGAACAGCCGGTCTCCGTGCAGTGTCAGCTGCCCTGGGAGGTTGTCGCCACCGGGAGCGAGGGTCGCGGGAATGGAGTTCTCCACGGCGAACGTGCCCGGCGGGTCTTCGCGCACGGTCACCAGCGAGGCGGCCAGTTCGCCCACGACGTACGCGTGGTTCGTGCCGGGGCGGCGAA
This window encodes:
- a CDS encoding site-specific integrase, giving the protein MTTNLTKQGLPRPKDDMWRSYIEEWDRSLRASNRPHTTRYNYQLAVTQLSDFLGGPELPDFLTRMDMPADDDSDAAQDPTDVSRKHVEWYIAWMIDTRSASTALNKYKGVQQFFNYLVEGEEMDRHPMDKLSQPDTPAKLIPVLSDDEIVSLLETCRGKTYSDRRDTAIIRLFLDTGARLSEIAGLQVDNLDLKRDGILVHGKGDRQRFVPFGERAGQAMSRYLRVRSRHPAADLPDLFLAERGRKAFKPNGIKIMLRRRGNAAGVSHMHAHRLRHTLSHVWQREQGNESDLMAIMGWRSPEMLRRYGASAAAERAENTHRTLNLGNRI
- a CDS encoding alginate lyase family protein, with protein sequence MSLPKKLFALATLIPLTLGLFSAPAQAAPATFTHPGVLVSRPQLDFVRAKVQAGAQPWKQAYDAMMSSPYASLSRSPKPRAVVECGPYSNPNIGCTDERQDAIAAYSLSLAWYITRDAKYATKAIEIMDAWSAVLKDHTNSNAPLQSAWSASSWPRAAEIIKHTYTSWPNSGRFGTMLRNVYLPKVINGSHSNGNWELSMTEAAIGIAVFLDDKANYDKAVAKFRTRVPAYLYLTSDGALPKTAPGSGLDTRDKIVKYWQGQTTFANGLSQETCRDFTHTGYGLAAIANFAETTRIQGQDLYPEIADRLREGLGFHAKYQMGAAVPSWLCGGNLKLGLGPITEVGYNHLHTRLGLTMANTEALTLRQRPAGTNGLFVSWQTLTHADNPQ